In a single window of the Coregonus clupeaformis isolate EN_2021a chromosome 10, ASM2061545v1, whole genome shotgun sequence genome:
- the LOC123491630 gene encoding uncharacterized protein LOC123491630 isoform X2 has protein sequence MVAEALVRKHPCLKEADSDNGWNGWKNSIKFKMGNYRTKMRRAGCQEVAVNAGKRSRKNPENEPSHSNIKRPKCAEVNFLPNFPQGEDPSSLELLRQAIVEEVKKTERNLPIISKMMQNTFALRRQTIVMSCPPVKELMDLWPALHMQSEVYAEFQRITNQNLPNTFYAKLDRHTPRLMALFRQKASKTEKTADALANIFKVHDTQELHDVHTRRTTVLHALPDYLLEEVSGFFRTCVDDMDEPDLWDASVVLLTTVSDDATSPVHYHPVRVSVVLEGDVVVNLPRLADAFLEDEGGDVLQDLAKHARKIVVY, from the exons ATGGTGGCTGAAGCTCTTGTGAGGAAACACCCCTGTTTAAAAGAAGCAGATTCTGACAATGGATGGAATGGGTGGAAGAACAGCATCAAGTTTAAAATGGGCAATTACAGGACCAAGATGAGAAGGGCTGGATGTCAGGAGGTCGCTGTAAATGCTGGGAAAAGAAGCCGTAAAAACCCTGAGAATGAACCTTCACACTCCAACATCAAAAGGCCTAAGTGTGCAGAGGTCAACTTTCTGCCTAACTTTCCTCAAGGAGAGGATCCCTCAAGCCTTGAACTTTTGAGGCAGGCTATTGTCGAGGAAGTAAAGAAGACTGAGAGAAACCTACCCATTATTAGTAAGATGATGCAGAACACGTTTGCCTTGCGACGACAGACTATTGTAATGTCCTGCCCACCGGTGAAAGAGCTAATGGACCTCTGGCCTGCTCTTCATATGCAGTCTGAG GTATATGCAGAGTTCCAACGGATAACTAACCAGAACCTACCTAACACTTTCTATGCCAAGCTTGATCGCCACACTCCTCGTTTGATGGCCTTATTTAGACAGAAAGCTTCCAAAACTGAAAAGACTGCAGATGCTTTGGCAAACATTTTCAAAGTCCATGATACACAG GAATTACATGATGTCCACACAAGGCGTACCACTGTTCTCCATGCCCTTCCTGATTATCTACTAGAGGAAGTCTCTGGATTTTTCAGAACATGTGTG GATGATATGGATGAGCCAGACCTGTGGGATGCATCAGTGGTCCTCCTTACAACAGTCAGTGATGATGCCACAAGCCCAGTTCACTACCACCCAGTGAGAGTCTCTGTCGTCCTAGAGGGTGATGTGGTTGTCAATCTCCCCAGGCTTGCTGATGCCTTCCTG GAAGATGAAGGGGGTGATGTCCTGCAGGACCTAGCAAAACATgcaaggaaaatcgttgtgtactaa
- the LOC123491630 gene encoding uncharacterized protein LOC123491630 isoform X1 — MVAEALVRKHPCLKEADSDNGWNGWKNSIKFKMGNYRTKMRRAGCQEVAVNAGKRSRKNPENEPSHSNIKRPKCAEVNFLPNFPQGEDPSSLELLRQAIVEEVKKTERNLPIISKMMQNTFALRRQTIVMSCPPVKELMDLWPALHMQSEVYAEFQRITNQNLPNTFYAKLDRHTPRLMALFRQKASKTEKTADALANIFKVHDTQELHDVHTRRTTVLHALPDYLLEEVSGFFRTCVDDMDEPDLWDASVVLLTTVSDDATSPVHYHPVRVSVVLEGDVVVNLPRLADAFLVMFGLIYALHLSYPKGLTNTFEFTQKILLGLDDSKLSPKLQNLKNELMLYV, encoded by the exons ATGGTGGCTGAAGCTCTTGTGAGGAAACACCCCTGTTTAAAAGAAGCAGATTCTGACAATGGATGGAATGGGTGGAAGAACAGCATCAAGTTTAAAATGGGCAATTACAGGACCAAGATGAGAAGGGCTGGATGTCAGGAGGTCGCTGTAAATGCTGGGAAAAGAAGCCGTAAAAACCCTGAGAATGAACCTTCACACTCCAACATCAAAAGGCCTAAGTGTGCAGAGGTCAACTTTCTGCCTAACTTTCCTCAAGGAGAGGATCCCTCAAGCCTTGAACTTTTGAGGCAGGCTATTGTCGAGGAAGTAAAGAAGACTGAGAGAAACCTACCCATTATTAGTAAGATGATGCAGAACACGTTTGCCTTGCGACGACAGACTATTGTAATGTCCTGCCCACCGGTGAAAGAGCTAATGGACCTCTGGCCTGCTCTTCATATGCAGTCTGAG GTATATGCAGAGTTCCAACGGATAACTAACCAGAACCTACCTAACACTTTCTATGCCAAGCTTGATCGCCACACTCCTCGTTTGATGGCCTTATTTAGACAGAAAGCTTCCAAAACTGAAAAGACTGCAGATGCTTTGGCAAACATTTTCAAAGTCCATGATACACAG GAATTACATGATGTCCACACAAGGCGTACCACTGTTCTCCATGCCCTTCCTGATTATCTACTAGAGGAAGTCTCTGGATTTTTCAGAACATGTGTG GATGATATGGATGAGCCAGACCTGTGGGATGCATCAGTGGTCCTCCTTACAACAGTCAGTGATGATGCCACAAGCCCAGTTCACTACCACCCAGTGAGAGTCTCTGTCGTCCTAGAGGGTGATGTGGTTGTCAATCTCCCCAGGCTTGCTGATGCCTTCCTGGTAATGTTCGGCCTGATTTATGCACTACATCTCAGCTATCCCAAGGGACTGACAAACACTTTTGAGTTCACACAGAAAATCTTACTTGGTCTTGATGACTCTAAACTGTCACCCAAGCTGCAGAATCTTAAAAATGAGCTGATGTTGTATGTGTAA
- the LOC123491630 gene encoding uncharacterized protein LOC123491630 isoform X3, with protein sequence MVAEALVRKHPCLKEADSDNGWNGWKNSIKFKMGNYRTKMRRAGCQEVAVNAGKRSRKNPENEPSHSNIKRPKCAEVNFLPNFPQGEDPSSLELLRQAIVEEVKKTERNLPIISKMMQNTFALRRQTIVMSCPPVKELMDLWPALHMQSEELHDVHTRRTTVLHALPDYLLEEVSGFFRTCVDDMDEPDLWDASVVLLTTVSDDATSPVHYHPVRVSVVLEGDVVVNLPRLADAFLVMFGLIYALHLSYPKGLTNTFEFTQKILLGLDDSKLSPKLQNLKNELMLYV encoded by the exons ATGGTGGCTGAAGCTCTTGTGAGGAAACACCCCTGTTTAAAAGAAGCAGATTCTGACAATGGATGGAATGGGTGGAAGAACAGCATCAAGTTTAAAATGGGCAATTACAGGACCAAGATGAGAAGGGCTGGATGTCAGGAGGTCGCTGTAAATGCTGGGAAAAGAAGCCGTAAAAACCCTGAGAATGAACCTTCACACTCCAACATCAAAAGGCCTAAGTGTGCAGAGGTCAACTTTCTGCCTAACTTTCCTCAAGGAGAGGATCCCTCAAGCCTTGAACTTTTGAGGCAGGCTATTGTCGAGGAAGTAAAGAAGACTGAGAGAAACCTACCCATTATTAGTAAGATGATGCAGAACACGTTTGCCTTGCGACGACAGACTATTGTAATGTCCTGCCCACCGGTGAAAGAGCTAATGGACCTCTGGCCTGCTCTTCATATGCAGTCTGAG GAATTACATGATGTCCACACAAGGCGTACCACTGTTCTCCATGCCCTTCCTGATTATCTACTAGAGGAAGTCTCTGGATTTTTCAGAACATGTGTG GATGATATGGATGAGCCAGACCTGTGGGATGCATCAGTGGTCCTCCTTACAACAGTCAGTGATGATGCCACAAGCCCAGTTCACTACCACCCAGTGAGAGTCTCTGTCGTCCTAGAGGGTGATGTGGTTGTCAATCTCCCCAGGCTTGCTGATGCCTTCCTGGTAATGTTCGGCCTGATTTATGCACTACATCTCAGCTATCCCAAGGGACTGACAAACACTTTTGAGTTCACACAGAAAATCTTACTTGGTCTTGATGACTCTAAACTGTCACCCAAGCTGCAGAATCTTAAAAATGAGCTGATGTTGTATGTGTAA